The following are encoded together in the Blastocatellia bacterium genome:
- a CDS encoding helix-turn-helix domain-containing protein: protein MLKRSTQTSTNVENVEFVTRLIEACGTDEPAEIQRKVGLSYQGAKNYLSGRLPKAEELMKIANSTDVSIHWLLTGEGPKERTIVKAIKDGVVNLDEIRRDALIEYFLDEAKNLLRKEKRGAKGLNRASSDR from the coding sequence ATGTTAAAACGGTCAACACAAACATCAACAAACGTGGAAAACGTTGAATTCGTCACAAGACTTATTGAAGCTTGCGGGACAGATGAGCCGGCTGAAATCCAAAGAAAAGTAGGGCTTAGCTATCAAGGCGCGAAGAATTATCTTTCCGGGCGATTACCCAAAGCTGAAGAGCTGATGAAGATTGCTAATTCTACAGACGTGTCAATTCATTGGCTACTTACAGGTGAAGGCCCAAAAGAAAGGACAATAGTAAAGGCTATCAAGGATGGAGTGGTGAACCTCGATGAAATAAGGCGCGATGCCTTGATTGAATACTTCTTAGATGAAGCAAAGAATCTTTTGAGGAAAGAAAAAAGGGGAGCAAAGGGATTGAACCGCGCGTCATCAGATCGTTGA
- a CDS encoding ornithine cyclodeaminase family protein, with translation MALLLRERHVSELLTIETALEAVEEVLRDQATGQATNRPRYRVAMPASQLHVMAAGDKRLGVYGLKTYTASRKGARFLVLLYEAASGDLLAMIEADRLGQMRTGAASGVATKYMARPSADVLGVYGSGWQAESQVMAVCAARQLRQVRVYSRQAERREAFARRMASLVRCEVVAVAEPEAAARSCSIIVTATTSREPVLQGEWVEPGTHINAAGSNFLSKAEIDVETVRRSAVIAVDSIEQSRLEAGDLLPALDRGVITWESVTELGRIIAGSDQGRTSDDQITLFKSNGIALEDISTALRVYHLARERGVGEEITLWSAS, from the coding sequence ATGGCTCTATTGCTCAGAGAACGACACGTCAGCGAGTTGCTCACCATCGAGACGGCGCTCGAAGCGGTCGAAGAGGTGTTGCGCGATCAGGCCACGGGCCAAGCGACCAACCGCCCGCGCTATCGCGTTGCCATGCCGGCTTCGCAACTGCACGTTATGGCAGCGGGCGACAAACGGCTCGGCGTTTATGGCTTGAAGACCTATACTGCGTCGCGCAAAGGGGCGCGGTTTCTGGTGCTGCTCTATGAGGCGGCGAGCGGCGATCTGCTGGCGATGATCGAAGCCGACCGCTTGGGGCAGATGCGCACCGGCGCGGCTTCGGGCGTCGCGACGAAATACATGGCGCGACCGTCGGCGGACGTGCTCGGCGTCTACGGCAGCGGCTGGCAGGCCGAGAGCCAGGTCATGGCGGTCTGCGCCGCGCGGCAGCTTCGACAGGTGCGCGTCTACAGCCGCCAGGCCGAGAGGCGCGAAGCCTTTGCCCGCCGCATGGCATCCCTCGTGCGCTGTGAAGTCGTCGCGGTCGCCGAGCCGGAAGCGGCGGCGCGCAGCTGCTCGATCATTGTAACGGCGACCACATCGCGCGAGCCTGTGCTGCAAGGCGAATGGGTCGAGCCGGGCACGCACATCAACGCCGCCGGCTCGAACTTCTTATCGAAGGCCGAGATTGATGTCGAGACGGTGCGCCGCTCAGCGGTGATCGCCGTAGATTCGATTGAGCAATCGCGACTGGAAGCCGGTGACCTGCTGCCGGCCCTTGATCGCGGCGTCATCACCTGGGAATCGGTCACCGAGCTGGGCCGCATCATCGCCGGCTCCGACCAGGGCCGCACAAGCGACGACCAGATCACGCTGTTCAAATCAAACGGCATCGCGCTTGAGGATATCTCGACCGCGCTGCGCGTTTACCACCTGGCCCGCGAGCGCGGCGTCGGCGAAGAGATCACCTTGTGGTCGGCAAGCTAG
- a CDS encoding VWA domain-containing protein — MPQVRQQVMGNFGKPILSLLIALLAASTTARAQDQDEPIKLKADLVSLTASVSDRGGRPLRSLKATDFTIYEDGARQRIEHFAATEEPFSLLLLLDISGSTRDDIELMKRAARNFLAELRFDDRVGVIVFSRDVEMIGEFTDPRARVISALEQIATAPGSATSRFSNATGTSFYDALYLALQDSPLQQIEGRKAIVCMSDGVDSTSMKTYQAIAPLVERSEVSLYFLELNTEAATLEGLLKDRSDPDHLNFSPGQLARYFDEFDKDSPDRLRPRETLSPLVKREINTGLYDMARHQMSEMATRSGGHEYPVKTLADLSGVYKQIADDLRSQYSLSYYPTNRRHDGTWRQIRVEVKPAGAVVRTRSGYRAPEK, encoded by the coding sequence ATGCCGCAAGTGCGGCAACAAGTCATGGGGAATTTCGGCAAACCGATTTTATCATTGCTCATCGCCTTGCTGGCCGCGTCAACCACGGCGCGCGCCCAGGATCAGGACGAGCCGATCAAGCTGAAAGCCGACCTGGTTTCGCTGACGGCATCGGTCTCGGATCGCGGCGGGCGGCCGCTGCGCTCGTTGAAGGCGACGGACTTCACGATCTATGAGGACGGCGCGCGCCAGCGCATCGAGCATTTCGCCGCCACCGAAGAGCCTTTCTCGCTGCTGCTGCTACTGGACATCAGCGGCTCGACGCGCGACGACATTGAATTGATGAAGCGGGCGGCGCGCAACTTTCTCGCCGAGCTGCGCTTTGACGACCGTGTTGGCGTCATCGTCTTCAGCCGCGATGTCGAGATGATCGGCGAGTTCACAGACCCGCGCGCCCGCGTCATTTCGGCCCTTGAGCAGATCGCGACCGCGCCGGGCAGCGCCACGTCGCGGTTCTCGAACGCCACCGGCACGTCGTTTTATGACGCCCTGTACCTCGCGCTTCAGGACAGCCCGCTGCAACAGATCGAAGGCCGCAAAGCCATCGTCTGCATGTCGGACGGCGTTGATTCGACGAGCATGAAGACCTATCAAGCCATCGCGCCGCTCGTCGAGCGCTCGGAAGTTTCACTCTACTTCCTTGAGCTAAACACCGAAGCGGCGACGCTCGAAGGCTTGCTCAAAGACCGCTCGGACCCCGATCATCTGAATTTCTCGCCCGGCCAACTGGCGCGCTACTTCGACGAGTTTGACAAAGATTCGCCCGACCGCCTGCGCCCGCGCGAGACGCTGTCGCCGCTGGTGAAGCGCGAGATCAACACCGGCCTTTACGACATGGCGCGGCACCAGATGAGCGAGATGGCGACGCGCAGCGGCGGCCACGAGTATCCGGTGAAGACGCTCGCCGACCTGAGCGGCGTCTATAAGCAGATCGCTGACGATTTGCGCTCGCAGTACTCCTTGAGTTATTACCCGACGAATCGCCGCCACGATGGCACCTGGCGGCAGATTCGCGTCGAAGTCAAACCCGCCGGCGCGGTGGTGCGCACACGCTCGGGCTACCGCGCGCCGGAGAAGTGA
- a CDS encoding peptidylprolyl isomerase → MSQVKEGDNISLHYTGTLDDGTVFDSSEGRDPLSFTVGSGEVIQGFDDGVRGMEVGETRDISIAPDQAYGEYYEELVRVVPRQAFPEGMSPEIGMTLELELPSGQSLPVRIIDIENDEITLDANHLLAGETLNFKIHLVNINNATV, encoded by the coding sequence ATGAGCCAAGTCAAAGAAGGCGACAACATTTCCCTGCACTATACCGGCACGCTCGACGACGGCACGGTGTTCGATTCCAGCGAGGGTCGCGACCCGCTCAGCTTCACGGTCGGCTCCGGCGAAGTCATTCAGGGCTTCGACGATGGCGTGCGCGGCATGGAGGTCGGCGAGACCCGCGACATCAGCATCGCACCCGACCAGGCATACGGCGAATATTACGAAGAACTGGTGCGCGTCGTGCCGCGCCAGGCGTTCCCCGAAGGCATGTCGCCGGAGATCGGCATGACGCTTGAGCTTGAGCTGCCCTCGGGACAGAGCCTGCCCGTGCGCATCATCGATATTGAAAACGACGAGATCACCCTCGACGCCAATCATCTGCTCGCCGGCGAAACGCTCAACTTCAAAATTCACCTCGTCAATATCAACAACGCGACGGTTTGA
- a CDS encoding hydantoinase/oxoprolinase family protein: MPEFIRVGIDTGGTFTDFVVARGARLASFKVASTPHNPARAILEGLAQVFNESGGAPTEIVHGTTVATNALLERKGARTALITTAGFEDVIEIGRQARPELYNLMVTRAAPLVARARRFGLDERTGPDAEIITPLDRSGLARIISQLHQAGPPVESVAVCLLFSFANPAHEQMVAQALATLDIPVSLSHRILPEYREYERTSTTVINAYLVPIMSRYLRALMEGLGTGGRRQEAGSSEMQSGSLREQKSSQRSAAKSQKGYAVRHKSSLPTASCLLPPASSVPLRVMQSNGGSVSAGVAASEPVRAILSGPAGGVVGALRVAAAAGIRDIITFDMGGTSTDVALCRGAARTTNEALVAGLPVAVPIIDIHTVGAGGGSIARVDEAGALRVGPESAGADPGPACYGRGEAVTVTDANLVLGRFGGNDLLGGAMPLDVERSRAALKRLAAAMSAHSARRVTLERAALGVVRVANANMESALRVVSVERGQDPRLFTLVSFGGAGGLHVCALADALRIPRVFIPRSPGTLSALGVLLGDVVKDYSRTVMLKTAAHDRRAIERGFAQLEREATTDIKREGFAANRIKLARSLAMRYVGQSFEIDVAWGNRFESRFHAAHHERYGYADAKRATEIVSLRVRATGVTDKPRLRRASSQRHKVAPRHEVKVYLNERAARVPVYVRDDFTAGLKLQGPAIISEYSSTTLIPAARTVTVDEWLNLIVT, from the coding sequence TTGCCTGAATTCATCCGAGTCGGCATTGACACCGGCGGCACCTTCACCGATTTCGTGGTCGCGCGCGGCGCTCGCCTGGCCTCCTTCAAAGTCGCTTCGACGCCGCACAACCCGGCCCGCGCCATTCTCGAAGGGCTGGCGCAAGTCTTCAATGAAAGCGGTGGCGCGCCGACGGAAATCGTTCACGGCACGACCGTCGCCACCAACGCCTTGCTTGAGCGCAAAGGTGCGCGCACGGCGCTCATCACCACAGCCGGCTTCGAGGATGTCATCGAGATAGGCCGACAGGCGCGGCCCGAACTCTACAACCTGATGGTGACGCGGGCGGCGCCGCTGGTGGCGCGGGCGCGGCGATTCGGCCTCGACGAGCGCACCGGGCCGGATGCGGAAATCATCACGCCGCTCGACCGCAGCGGCCTCGCCCGGATCATCAGTCAGCTTCATCAAGCCGGCCCGCCGGTTGAATCCGTTGCCGTCTGTCTGCTCTTTTCCTTTGCCAACCCGGCACACGAGCAGATGGTGGCACAGGCGCTCGCCACATTAGACATCCCTGTGTCGCTGTCGCACCGCATCCTTCCTGAGTATCGCGAGTATGAGCGCACTTCGACGACCGTCATCAACGCCTATCTGGTGCCGATCATGTCGCGCTACCTGCGCGCGCTGATGGAAGGACTAGGAACAGGAGGCAGGAGGCAGGAAGCAGGAAGCAGTGAGATGCAATCAGGAAGCCTTCGAGAGCAGAAATCCAGCCAGAGGTCGGCGGCAAAGAGTCAGAAAGGTTATGCGGTGCGCCACAAGTCAAGCCTGCCTACTGCTTCCTGCCTCCTGCCTCCTGCCTCCTCCGTCCCGCTGCGCGTGATGCAATCAAACGGCGGCTCGGTGTCGGCGGGCGTGGCGGCAAGCGAGCCGGTGCGCGCCATTCTTTCAGGGCCGGCAGGCGGGGTCGTCGGGGCGTTGCGAGTCGCGGCGGCTGCCGGCATCCGTGACATCATCACTTTCGACATGGGCGGCACGTCAACCGATGTCGCCCTCTGTCGCGGTGCAGCGCGCACCACGAATGAGGCTCTGGTGGCCGGTTTGCCGGTCGCCGTGCCCATCATAGACATTCACACGGTCGGTGCCGGCGGCGGCTCGATTGCCCGCGTTGACGAAGCCGGCGCACTGCGCGTCGGCCCCGAATCGGCGGGCGCAGACCCCGGCCCGGCCTGCTATGGTCGCGGCGAAGCGGTCACGGTGACGGACGCCAATCTCGTGCTCGGCCGCTTTGGCGGCAATGATCTGCTCGGCGGCGCGATGCCGCTCGATGTCGAAAGATCGCGCGCCGCCCTGAAGCGATTGGCGGCGGCAATGTCTGCGCACAGCGCCCGCCGCGTCACGCTGGAGCGAGCCGCGCTCGGCGTCGTGCGCGTGGCAAATGCCAACATGGAATCGGCCCTGCGCGTCGTTTCGGTCGAGCGCGGCCAGGACCCGCGTTTGTTCACGCTGGTCAGCTTCGGCGGCGCCGGTGGGCTGCACGTCTGCGCGCTGGCCGACGCTTTGCGCATTCCGCGGGTCTTCATTCCGCGCTCGCCCGGCACGCTGTCGGCGCTCGGCGTGCTGCTCGGCGATGTGGTCAAAGACTATTCGCGCACGGTGATGCTGAAGACCGCCGCTCACGACCGCCGGGCGATAGAGCGTGGCTTCGCGCAGCTCGAACGCGAAGCGACGACCGACATCAAGCGCGAAGGCTTCGCCGCCAATCGCATCAAGCTGGCGCGGTCTTTGGCTATGCGCTACGTCGGCCAGTCGTTCGAGATTGATGTGGCGTGGGGCAATCGCTTCGAGTCGCGTTTCCACGCGGCGCACCACGAGCGTTATGGCTACGCCGACGCCAAGCGCGCGACCGAGATTGTCTCGCTGCGGGTGCGCGCCACCGGCGTCACAGACAAGCCGCGTCTGCGCCGCGCATCAAGCCAGCGGCACAAAGTCGCGCCGCGCCACGAAGTGAAGGTCTATCTCAACGAGCGCGCCGCGCGCGTGCCGGTTTATGTGCGCGACGATTTCACTGCCGGGCTCAAGCTGCAAGGGCCGGCCATCATCAGCGAATATAGCTCGACGACGCTGATCCCGGCGGCGCGCACCGTCACCGTTGACGAGTGGCTGAACCTGATCGTCACTTGA
- a CDS encoding alpha/beta hydrolase domain-containing protein translates to MKIMRTVSLLLALAFLAVTAHAKVTRLEIISRADVAGGKTFGAAGPYEKIVGKLYFEVDPTAARNRQIVDLDKAPRNARGMVEFTADLFILRPKDASRGNGAALVEIPNRGGKALLRFFNHARSSPDPMSEEEMGDGFLLRQGFALVWVGWQFDVPDEPNLLRLIAPVATDNGKPIRGLVRADFVFSTRVYDTSLGHRGQKPYPALDLDDASYTLTVRDSILGGRRAVPRDQWQFARLVNGQPVSDASSLYLKGGFEPGKIYEVVYRAENPVVVGLGLAAVRDAVAFFKYDKNDALAVTRAIGFGISQSGRFLRHFLYDGFNADEGDRKVFDAIDAHVAGGGRGSFNYRFGEASRDASQYSTFFYPTDVFPFTDLEQRDPLTGERDGLLTHAKQQPLPKIFYTFSSYEYWGRAAALIHTTLDGKDAPLPDNVRIYYFVGGQHGPSPFPPRTNGTQNLTSPNDYTWAMRALIVALDRWARAGALPPVSRYPRLSDQTLARPEAVAFPKIPGINFTRAIHEAYRVDYGPQFKSRGIATLEPPKVGHAFVMYVPQVDRDGIDLGGVRLPEVAVPLATYTGWNPRDPKTGATDQLADFAGSFIPFAKTKAERERAGDPRLSIEERYGDREHYLAQIEQAANELIKGGYLLADDLPAVTDRAAQYWKGVVK, encoded by the coding sequence ATGAAAATCATGCGGACAGTTTCTCTGTTGCTTGCGCTCGCCTTTCTGGCGGTGACCGCGCATGCGAAAGTCACGCGCCTTGAAATCATCTCGCGCGCTGACGTCGCTGGCGGCAAGACGTTCGGCGCTGCTGGGCCATACGAGAAGATCGTCGGCAAGCTCTACTTCGAGGTAGACCCGACGGCGGCGCGCAATCGCCAGATCGTTGATCTCGACAAAGCGCCGCGCAACGCCCGCGGCATGGTCGAGTTCACCGCTGATCTCTTCATTCTCAGGCCGAAAGACGCAAGCCGCGGCAACGGCGCGGCGCTGGTCGAGATTCCGAATCGCGGCGGCAAGGCGCTGCTGCGTTTCTTCAATCATGCCCGCAGCTCGCCCGATCCAATGAGCGAAGAAGAGATGGGCGATGGCTTTCTGCTGCGGCAAGGCTTCGCGCTGGTCTGGGTCGGCTGGCAGTTCGACGTGCCGGATGAGCCGAATCTGCTGCGCCTGATCGCGCCGGTCGCGACCGACAACGGCAAGCCGATTCGCGGTCTGGTGCGCGCCGATTTCGTCTTCTCGACCAGAGTGTATGACACGTCGCTCGGCCACCGCGGCCAGAAACCTTACCCGGCGCTTGACCTCGACGACGCGAGCTATACATTGACGGTGCGCGATTCAATCCTGGGCGGGCGGCGCGCGGTGCCGCGTGATCAGTGGCAATTCGCCCGCCTGGTCAATGGTCAGCCGGTGAGCGATGCCAGTTCCCTTTACCTCAAAGGCGGCTTCGAGCCGGGCAAGATTTACGAAGTCGTCTACCGCGCCGAGAACCCCGTGGTCGTCGGGTTGGGGCTGGCTGCGGTGCGTGATGCAGTGGCGTTTTTCAAGTATGACAAGAACGACGCGCTCGCGGTCACGCGCGCCATCGGCTTCGGCATCTCGCAATCAGGGCGGTTTCTCAGACATTTTCTATATGATGGCTTCAACGCTGACGAAGGCGACCGCAAAGTTTTCGACGCCATTGACGCGCACGTTGCCGGCGGCGGGCGCGGCAGTTTCAATTATCGCTTTGGTGAAGCGTCGCGCGACGCCAGCCAGTACTCGACCTTCTTTTACCCGACAGACGTCTTTCCGTTCACCGACCTTGAGCAACGCGACCCGCTGACCGGTGAGCGCGACGGCCTGCTGACGCACGCGAAGCAACAACCGCTGCCGAAGATTTTTTATACCTTCTCTTCTTATGAGTACTGGGGCCGCGCCGCGGCGTTGATTCACACGACGCTTGACGGCAAGGACGCGCCGCTGCCGGACAACGTGCGCATCTATTACTTCGTGGGCGGCCAGCACGGCCCGTCGCCGTTCCCGCCGCGGACGAATGGCACGCAGAACCTGACCAGTCCGAACGACTACACCTGGGCGATGCGCGCCTTGATCGTCGCGCTCGACCGGTGGGCCAGAGCCGGCGCGCTGCCGCCGGTGAGCCGTTATCCGCGCCTGAGCGACCAGACCCTCGCGCGGCCCGAGGCGGTCGCTTTTCCGAAGATTCCCGGCATCAATTTCACGCGCGCCATTCACGAAGCCTACCGCGTTGATTACGGGCCGCAGTTCAAGTCCAGGGGCATCGCCACGCTTGAGCCGCCAAAGGTCGGCCATGCGTTTGTGATGTACGTTCCACAGGTTGATCGCGATGGCATAGACCTGGGCGGCGTTCGTTTGCCCGAAGTCGCCGTGCCGCTCGCGACCTACACGGGATGGAACCCGCGCGACCCGAAGACCGGCGCGACGGATCAACTGGCTGACTTCGCCGGCTCGTTCATTCCCTTCGCTAAAACCAAAGCCGAACGCGAGCGCGCAGGCGACCCGCGCCTTTCCATCGAAGAACGTTATGGCGACCGCGAGCATTACCTCGCCCAGATCGAACAGGCGGCCAACGAGTTGATCAAAGGCGGCTACTTGCTTGCCGACGATCTGCCGGCCGTGACGGATCGCGCCGCGCAGTACTGGAAAGGTGTGGTAAAGTAG